In Eubalaena glacialis isolate mEubGla1 chromosome 4, mEubGla1.1.hap2.+ XY, whole genome shotgun sequence, one DNA window encodes the following:
- the LOC133090064 gene encoding chromobox protein homolog 1-like has protein sequence MGKKQNNKKVEEVLEEEEEEYVVEKVLDRRVVKGKVEYLLTRKGVSDEDNTWEPEENLDCPDLIAEFLQSQKTAYETDKSEGGKRKADSDSEGKGEESKPKKQKEESEKPRGFAWGLEPEWIIGATDSSGELMFLMKCKNSDEADLVPAKETNVKCPQVVISFYEERLTWHSYPSEDDDKKDDKN, from the coding sequence AtggggaaaaagcaaaacaacaagaAAGTGGAGGAGGTgctagaagaagaggaagaagaatatgTGGTGGAAAAAGTTCTCGACCGTCGAGTGGTAAAGGGCAAAGTGGAGTACCTCCTAACGAGGAAGGGGGTCTCAGATGAGGACAACACATGGGAGCCGGAAGAAAACCTGGATTGCCCTGACCTCATTGCTGAGTTCCTACAGTCACAGAAAACAGCATACGAGACAGATAAATCAGAGGGAGGCAAGCGCAAAGCTGATTCTGATTCGGAAGGTAAGGGGGAGGAGAGCAAACCaaagaagcagaaggaagagtCAGAAAAGCCACGAGGCTTTGCCTGGGGTTTGGAACCGGAGTGGATTATTGGAGCTACAGACTCCAGTGGAGAACTCATGTTCCTGATGAAATGCAAAAACTCTGATGAGGCAGACCTGGTCCCTGCCAAGGAAACCAATGTCAAGTGCCCACAGGTTGTCATATCCTTCTATGAGGAAAGGCTGACGTGGCATTCCTACCCCTCGGAGGATGATGACAAAAAAGATGACAAGAATTAA